From the Debaryomyces hansenii CBS767 chromosome F complete sequence genome, the window GTTCGCAGAGTAGGCTCCGGTTGACCGCAAGAATAATTAAAGCGGTTACGGACCTGTTCCGGGAATTTTGACACGACCTGAAAATTACTCATAGTTggaaaattcttcaacgaCATTCTAAAATTGATCCAATATATAAAGACCTATTATAATTTCCTTTAcacaattgaattatatttcttcagttaattaattataacAAATTATAGGATGTCTATCAGAAACGCTTCTATTCGTATGGCCCGTATGGCCTCCAACAATGCTGCTAAGCAAGTTGCTTCCAAGAGAGCTTTATCAGCTTTAGCTAATGCTGCTCGTCCAGTTGTTGCCAGAAAGTCAATTGCTCCAGCTGCTGCCCGTGGTGTTAAGACCATCAACTTCGGTGGTATGGATGAAATTGTCCACGAACGTGCTGACTGGCCAAGAGAAAAGTTATTAGAGTACTTCAAGAACGATACTTTAGCTTTAATTGGTTACGGTTCCCAAGGTTACGGTCAAGGTTTAAACTTGAGAGACAATGGTTTAAACGTTATCATTGGTGTTAGAAAGGATGGTGCTTCATGGAAGGCTGCCATCGAAGATGGATGGGTTCCAGGTGAAAACTTATTCGATGTCAACGAAGCTATCGGTAAGGGTACTTACATCATGAACTTGTTATCTGATGCTGCTCAATCTGAAACTTGGGAATCTATCAAGCCACAACTTACTGAAGGTAAGACCTTATACTTTTCCCACGGTTTCTCTCCAGTTTTCAAGGAATTAACCCACGTTGAACCACCAACCAACATTGACGTTATCTTAGCTGCTCCAAAGGGTTCCGGTAGAACTGTCAGAACCTTATTTAAGGAAGGTAGAGGTATCAACTCTTCTTACGCTGTCTGGAACGATGTTACCGGTAAGGCCGAAGAAAAGGCTATCGCTTTAGCTGTTGCCATTGGTTCTGGTTACGTTTACCAAACCACCTTCGAAAGAGAAGTCAACTCCGATTTATACGGTGAAAGAGGTTGTTTAATGGGTGGTATCCACGGTATGTTCTTAGCCCAATACGAAGTCTTAAGAGAAAATGGCCACACCCCATCTGAAGCTTTCAACGAAACTGTTGAAGAAGCCACTCAATCCTTATACCCATTGATCGGTAAATACGGTATGGACTACATGTACGATGCTTGTTCTACCACCGCCAGAAGAGGTGCTTTAGACTGGTACCCAAGATTCAAGGATGCCTTGAAGCCAGTTTTCAACGACTTGTACGAATCTGTTAAGAACGGTACCGAAACCCAAAGATCTCTTGATTTCAACTCTCAATCTGACTACCGTGCTagattagaagaagaattagaaacCATCAGAAGCATGGAAATCTGGAGAGTCGGTAAGGAAGTTAGAAAATTACGTCCAGAAAACCAATAGGTTATTTGTATGTGAGTTCTACTTCTAAATCATAATTTTTACTTTGCTCATAATGGTCTTTAAAGAATGACTTAATGACTTCAGTAAAAATGAAACTTCAATTCTTAAACTTTAATATATcctattttttttattcgtatttttatttatgGGTTAggtttttcaaatcttaTTTACATAGCTAGCATATAGGAACTTCTGTTTGTTGAATAAACATGTTctgatattaaaaattatccTGTGGACGTGTAAAATATCTTTTCTTCCCTTTATTTGAGACATTAGGTTTGTCCGCAAAAATTCAGGAATCTTGATATAAAACCCTCTTACAAATTTGAGAATATACCCCATTTAGGATGAATAACTACCAAAGTGTACGAGATCCTTGAATTATACCTAgaattgtttcttctataGTTTGGAGCGTGAGGTATGTAATGAGTTAggttaatttttcaaagtaCAATTACAGTTCATTCATAGTATTAACATCAATTAAGAATATCGGTTACctataatgataatgctTTCGTTTTCTTTGTTACACTTTGACCAACTTTAGAAGACCGAAGTATCGGACTGTTGTTATCAAGAAATGTcgaaatataatatatcaCGACATTTAAGCTACATGTTTTACTAAAGCGGCAACTCTCGGCCGTGAGGATATTGCAAATTTCTTATATCAGAAATTTATGATATATGTcataaatttatatcatAAGGTCTTACATTTAATATTCATACATTATGGAGTTATTTACTAAAGACGACTTCAATCAAATAGGTGGGAtacagaagaaaagaaggcGACCCATTAAACTGTGTTCGCGTTGTAGAGAGAGGAAGAGTAAATGCGATATGAAAAAGCCGATTTGTACAAGTTGCCTAGTAAAAGGACTTGAGTCTTGTAAATATGAAGAGTCATCATCATACTCTGTGAAAATAGATAGTAATGAAGTTGACCTTCttaagaaagaaaatgaacGTTTATTACTGACAATCAAACAATTGAGGGGCCAAATAAACACAGTCTATCCAAGCCCAATACCGGACAGCAGCAATGAGATTGAGGCAGATAAATACCGAATAGTTTTCTCCAAGCCCAACCGGACAATGTTTTGTGGCCCTACTTCATTTAGAATTGTCTTTCAAAATCAGTTAGTTTGGAATTACTATATGTCGATCAAAAACTCCCTCAAATCCCAGAGAAATGATTGGAAACTTAAGAATAGACCGAAACCCgtaatttttgataaccTTTATTCTACATCAAATGGACTTTTAGCTGATCTTCAAAGATTTCTCCCTCAATATTCGGTTCTActagaatatttattgcaattttttgatGGATTTTGGTACAAATATTTACCTATAGTTGATCGGgatgatattttgcaaatatttaaagTGCAATTCAAACAATCAGACAATGATCTGAATATAGAAATACTATCGCCGCAAAACTCAGTTGAGTTTGCAAATATTGCGGTAATAATAACTATCTTGAAATACTCAGTAAATTCAGAAGCTTGCCTGCCTGGTATGGTgtctaataaatttaagGATGAACATGATATTCTACTAAAATTTGCGACAAAGCTATTAGCTAAGGCAGACTATTTGGAAAAGGCTTCATTACCATCGCTACAAGCCGTATTCATGCTACGTATTTTTAAAAAGTTTAACTTCAAAGATGGAGATGGAGGTGACGGCAGTAATGGGAATATACTTTTTGCGATTTGTTTAGAAATGGGATTTACATTAGGCTTGAACCAAAATGTTGATACCCTTTATAATCGAGAATCAGCGAAGTACAGGACTgttttgaagaatctttGGAAATATTTGCTATACTTTGATACcatcaattcatttgacCTTGGTGTACCACTACATATTTCTGATAATAATGTGAGGAAGGATTTATTAGATCttgatgatatatttatcaaaaccATACTCAAGAAGAGAGAAATAATGGATGTATTCTTATCCCCAAAAATGAGTCATGATGGTATTGGAAATgtaataaatgaaattagaaACTTCataaaccaaaattttAAAACCGTATTTGAGTTGATTAAGGACTTCGAAAATTCATCTAATTTAGAAGATTCTTATAAAATTATACATCAATTCGTTCTATCAATCTCCTTGATTGGAATGATACAGCACGGATGCTTActattatataatgaattgagaGATAGTAGTAGTAAGTTGGGAACTCGATCTCACAATTTGGCAATGAAGTATACtattttaatgataatatcaaCTGTTGAACTTACGAAGAGAATATATCTATCAAGTATGGAGTTGCTTTCAATTCCCAGtacaaatcaaattcacTTTTTTATTGCGGGAATGCAAAACCAGTGGTTTAGCAGAGCATTTCTATTTTActttttttcattacttACTTACGTTAAATCACTGAAAAATCAGGgaacaagaaatataaCAGACAGTCATATTGTTTTGAGATTATCTGAACTCGCAGACCTTTATAACGACgttgataatattcatGACGATGGATTTACAGAAACGAAAACCTTggtttcattaaatataatagtaAGTCGCTACATGAATATGCGAATTTTCCTAGAAACAAATGGCGGCGAAAGAGAGCAAAAGAAACTCGTAACTAAAATTCATAATTATGGCTTGTTCATAATGAATGCATCATTATGCCATTTCAAGCAGTTGATAGCACAggataatgattttaaatcCATAGTGCGtttcaatgaagataatttGGACATAGTTTATGATTCGATACAAGATTCGTTTCCAAGTCAGTTGTATGTCACTCAGAATTTCAGTTCGGTTCCAAATTTAGATATTTTCGATGAAATCGAGCTTAATGGAACGGTTGAAAACTTCAACAAAGATATCTACGACTTTTTGCTGATATAGCTTGTATTGGTATCAGCCAGTgtttaataaatgaaataaatatatgtaCATAGAGTCAAGATATTAGACTTACGATATTGGTtagattcttcttctcaACACAATTCAGAAGTAAATAGTTTAATAGAGctataaaattattaaataaccTTATGTAGATTGCTCCAGCTATGTTCTGTCTTTCAGATAATTTGGGTGCAAATTAGAACAGACTGCGATTAATCTATAGCCTTTTCCATTTCATGGACTACGGCCTGTTACTTTTATATTACAATACAGTCAATTAAAACCTACTACCACAAAAAAATACTCCTCCTGGTTTCCCTGTTCACTTTGCTCTATATTAGTGTTATATAAAAGCCATAGGTCCAACTAAATCGTACAAAAAGTTCCAGTCACAGTAAGCCGAAACAAGCCCTAACAACAGCCATTGACACGTGAATCAACAATTCGAGTCACAGAGAAAATTGAGGATTTTTGAGATTTAGTGTCGTGGTCAATTCCGGAACACCAGCCGAGGTGAATCGGGAAAGTTAAAGGCTTGAAAACGTGATAAAATGAACAACTCGAGGGCTCTCCGGTGACCGGATATTGAATAATCCTAGCGACcaggtgaaaaattatttcgTCGTACTAAGTATAAgtgaatttcatttttcagttCTTTTCAGAATTATATAGATTTATCATAGTAAAATGGCTGTTGGTAAGAATAAGAGATTGTCCAAGGGAAAGAAAGgtttgaagaagaaggtcGTCGACCCATTCACCAAGAAAGAATGGTTTGACATTAAGGCCCCATCCACCTTCGAAAACAGAGCTGTTGGTAAGACTTTAATCAACAGATCCACTGGTTTAAAGAACGCTGCCGATGGATTAAAGGGCCGTGTTGTCGAAGTTTGTTTAGCTGATTTACAAGGATCAGAAGACCACTCTTCCAGAAAGGTCAAGTTGAGAGTAGACGAAGTTCAAGGTAAGAACTTGTTGACCAACTTCCACGGTATTGACTTCACCACTGACAAATTGAGATCTTTGGTCAGAAAATGGCAATCATTAGTCGAAGCTAACGTCACCGTTAAGACTTCCGATGATTACGTCTTGAGAATTTTCGCTATTGCCTTCACCAAGAGACAAGCCAACCAAATCAGAAAGACCACTTATGCCCAATCCTCTAAGTTGAGAGAAGTcagaaagaagatgattGAAATCATGCAAAGAGAAGTTTCTAACTGTACTTTGGCTCAATTAACCTCCAAGTTGATTCCAGAAGTCATTGGTcgtgaaattgaaaaatcaacCCAAACCATCTTGCCATTACAAAACATCCACATTAGAAAagtcaaattattaaaacaACCAAAATTCGACTTAGGTTCCTTATTAGCCTTACATGGTGAAGGTTCCACCGAAGAAAAGGGTAAGAAAGTTTCTGCCGGATTCAAAGATGTTGTTTTAGAAGCTGTTTAAATTATCTTGCATAAGGTGACCTTCGAGTCAATTATTGTATATTTAACGAAAAAAAACTTATTTTTGTTGTATGTTTAGGGTGAAATTATTCAGTTTCTTTTGGGTTattttttctaattttatgtcatgaaagaaaaaaatcttGTATATTGCTTATATTAATGCTACGTcgtttattattatcttgtAGAAGGACAGTTTATCCTATAAAAATGTGGTCGGTATCTTTGGGAATCATTAGCGATTTTGGTCGCAGCGGGAATgatcaaaaattgaaatgatCTATTTTGCTTCCATTCATTTTTAGTTTCATATGCACTAATAACTATTAAGCCAATTATCGTACAAAGTGATGAGTGATAACCTGTTTGATGATAACGATGATGCCTGGTCGTATTCATTTCCACCTTCGACGGAATCATTGACTTTGAGCAAAAAAAATGATgacaattcaaaattagataaagaattgaaatcagCCACCCAACGTGGAGATAAAGACAAGGATGTGTTTATTGATAGCGATGACTCTAGAAATCACACAATTGCACAGAATAGATCGAATATCAATGCATTGCTGAATAAATCCGCAAGCAAGAAAGGCCGATTATCACGGACTTCTTCTACATCTTCAGTTGGACGTTCAGAAGAGCcgaaagaagataaaaaagaTCATGTACAGACAAACGGAAATGGATCGCATGCGTCCTCTTTGACATCGCTTTCGTTGCAATCTCCATATTTCGTGAAATCTACACCGGCTAATCCACACACTACAAAGGAGGATGCTAACTCTATTATCTCGAGGGAAGGGGCTCAGGCATCAGGCTTTTCTCTTGattccaatttcaatagCCAAAGCACACCAATCACTTCGTCTGCACGATCtaatctttcaaataatgttgCCCATGACATGGGTGAACTACCAAGTTCCTATGGTTCGCGGGACGAAAACTcagatattgataaaagtAAATCGGccaaatttgataatgaaggaTCGTTAGACTCATCTTCACCAAAGATAATTGCTTATCGTAAGTCGAAAAGAACAATTAGCGAAGGAAATTTCCAGAATATATTAGATCAATCTGTAAAAGCTACTCCAAAGGAAAAGTATGATCCAAAGTTGTATGTTGAGGAGAAATTCCTGGACACGGACTATAGATTTGCTACCACTAGAAGAACTGCAGAATTTCATCAGCTATTTAGATCACTTGATTTAACCGATAGACTTCTTGACGATTTTTCGTGTGCATTGAGTAGAGAAATATTGCTTCAAGGcagaatatatattagtgAAAACAATGTTTGCTTCAGCTCAAATTTATTGGGATGGGTTACAAGTTTGATTATTCCTCAAGAGGAAATTATCAGAATCGAAAAGAAAACTACCGCAGGGTTATTTCCTAACGGTATATCGATCGAAACAGCAAGTGGAAAACATAACTTTGCCAGCTTTATTTCCAGAGATGCAACTTTTGATTTCATGAAGGCTGTATGGCAAGGCACTACAGGTagaaaaatggaaattattgaagaaaaaccCATGGAAAAACCTGGTTACTCATTAGATAGCGATGGAATTGTGTCAGTAGAAAATGAATGTCTCGACTCTCCAGCAAAATTAGAGTCATATATTTTGTCTATTGATGGGGATGAAGAAAGGCATGGTGACAACGAATACGCATCAGATCACAGCGATTCAGAAGATACCTCCGATGATGCTGTGCTGCTCAAAAAAAccaattctaataaatcgaataaaagaaaaaagatAGATACAGTTGATTTGAAGGTTTTAAAATTCAAACCCGATTCAAAGTATATCAATATGGGGCCGGAATTTCATCCGCCAACCAAAGTGAAGGATTATGCAaaggaaaataatgaaacaGAATTATGCAATGAAGTAATTAATGCGCCATTAGGTATagtttttgatttattatttggcAGTTCGAATACGACATTTCATAGGAGCTTTTTAGAAAGCCACAATGCATCAGAAATTTCAGATTATGACAAATTTCACCCAAAGAAGGATGATCCAAGTAAACTTGAACGTAAAATTAGCTACAGAAGAGCGTTGGGATATTCCATTGGCCCCAAATCTACAAGGTGTGAAGTCAAAGAAACGATagagaatttgaattttgcGGAGAACGttgttttgatttctaGTACTGTTACGCCTGATGTTCCCCTGggtaattcattttcagtTAAAACCAGATACTGCTTGTCATGGGGTGCAAATAATTCGACAATATTAAAGATGTcctataatattaaatggACAGGGAGCTCGTGGATTAAAAGTGTTATTGAGAAGCAAACGTTGGCGGGCCAACAAGAAGCAACTaaagatttaattgaaGCTTTAAAGAAAggaattgatgaaaatactTATTATGCTGAAGGCCCATCTGTTCCAAAGAATGTAGCTGAGTTTGTGGCTGAAAACAAACCTACATCTGAGATGGCTGAAGAAGCAATTACATTGAATAGAGAAGAATCTGAAAAGAAGATCACATTGTCTCTTTCAAGCAGatttataaaaaataatatcgTACCTAtagtttatttttttttctcgTTTCTTGTTATTTTGCTGATAttgcaaatgaaaataattagCGGAGTTAATGAAGCAAATGAGATTGCAAGGAGTCAACTAGTTgtaaattcatatttggTATTTACCGTACAGGCATTAGCGAACGATAAGAGCATAAGTAAGGCTGGGTATAGAGAAAGGATTAAAGCAATGGAAAACGATAACAGCCCATTATGGAAATGGGtaaatgataaatatgatacgaaattaaataaccttgaaaagattgaatACTTGAcatatcaattgaattcgTTATATCAGAAACAGATCGATCCCgagaataatgaatttgttgctgctattgaagaaaatctACTAGATCTAAAGAGACTGGTAAAGGATTTTAATTATCAGGAATTGCTAAATGCTGACAATCTAAGAAACATGTTAGGAGACCTCATTTAGATTTCCACATGTTACGTTGTTCATCAGTTATATACAGTTAAAGTTAATagtattgaaatttcatGATATTCATTCGAACATAAAAGGTTATTTACATAATTAATTCAGTTGTAACTTGTAGACTATATACAATATGCGATTAAGCCAGAGTTCAATCAACAAACTCTCAATTCACCATCAATATCTTGTGTTTCAGTTTTTTCGATCACGTTAACATCTTCAACGGTATGAACTATTatcttatcattattttcatttaattcgAAAATGAATATCCCACTTATTACACGTTCCAATTTATTATGCTCTTTAGTTAAACCTATGAGTCCAGATGTTAAATGGGACAAGGTAGTAGTAACTGAAGGTGACGACTTAATTGGTTGGCCATTCGAATTATTCACAAGCTTCTTGGTATCAAGTTTTGACCACTTATGGGATCCCAATTTTGCATCAGAAGTCGAGTGATAGTTAGAAATATTGCCACTATGTTGACCCTCCATAATTTCATTAGGAGACAAATGATCGCATCCTTCTAAACAAGTATTCCAACggatatatattttagtACTACCAGAATATACGCTTTGTATTTCTGGGCCTAAATCACCTTTAGCTGCATTGGTTTTTATCGACTGTATATGTAACTTAACTTTGGGATTGAGAACAATAGATGtaagaataaattgtaATGTTTTGCAAGTAGTGTAATAGGAGACGTGGCCCTTCAATGTAGGGAAATAGGCATTGAATTCCTGGAAATGGGTAGGACAGATCCTCAAGTGAACATTGTTAGACACGATCTTTTTCggtaatgatttattaaggATATTGGGTATGAGTGCTCGTAGTTCATCTGTCATGGTTCCGAGATTCGCCTTTCTAAGCTGATCCTTGGGATTAGGCTTCAAGTCTTCGGAAGAAAGATCAGATCTGGTTGGGACCGAATCggagaatttgaaattatcaagattCTTCACATTATTTGGGCTTAGTATGGTCCGATTGTAAAAAAGTGGTGGTGCAATCAAGGATGGTACTGGAGATTCTAATTTAATGTTGCGGAGGCTAGACACATACTGTTTCTTACATGAACTATATTTCAAACGTGAATGCCGCAATAGTACCTTAGAACCTCTACGATAgatcattgaaattaattatgtAGTTTGAATCTGGTTATATCTTACAAATCTAAATCCTTATGTTATAAGGTGAATATTCCATAGTAGCACACGTGATTTTGCTACAaagctgaaaaatattggaaGAGACTATGTACTAAGAATGCATTTACAAAATGTATGATAGAACGTTTTTATTACTTTTACTCGTATACTTTTCTATATATCTGCATGGATGTCAAATACCATACAATAAGTGAATTTTAAAGTGCCTGCTCAAAACGGAGGATAACtagaattaaattcattcaattatttttcttccttgaCATCTAATGGAGTTAAACGTAAGTAAGGCTTGATTATTCTGAATTTTGGGAATAAAGTCTTAGCGTCTTCATTAGAAATAGTTGGGTGGACAATAACATCATCACCTGGAACCCAGTTAATTGGGGTAGTGACCTTGTATTTGTCACCAGTTTGTAAAGAATCAACAACTCTTAAGACTTCAGCGGTGTTTCTACCAGTAGAGGCTGGGTAAGCTAAGATTAATCTAATCTTCTTAGCTGGGTCGATAACGAAGACGGATCTGATGGTGAATTGGAGACCTTTGTCGTCAACGTTAGTAGCATCTTGGTAGTCAATCATATCGTATAAGTGAGCAACCTTTCTTTCTGAGTCAGCAATGATTGGGAAGGTTAACTTGGAACCAGtaacttcatcaatatcctTGATCCAAGCCTTGTGGGATTCAGTACCATTAGCAGATAAACCAATTAATTTAACGTTTCTCTTGGTGAATTCTGGTTCTAACTTAGCGAAAGCACCCAATTCGGTGGTACAGACTGGGGTGAAGTCATCTGGATGGGAGAATAAAACAGCCCATGAGTCACCAATGAAATCGTGGAAGGAAATCTTACCGTTGGAGGTTTCAGCTTCGAAGTTTGGCGCAGTAGACCCTAATCTTAAGGTTGTGTGTTCTTGGGAAgccatttttattaattgtaattaattctaatcaattgattaatttaaattctAATTTTGACTACTTCAGCCTAATTAATGGCAAATACACCCAGCTTTATATATGGCTTGATCGAAGCTGAAAAATCACCACTTCGCACGTGCCATGGTTCTACAGTACTCCGTGTATTGAACTAGAGCAAATAACGATAAAACATGTGATCTTGATAACAAGTATCGTCCTGTCTCGAACAAAGACATATGTGGGCGTATGTAGCCGAAGCCATAACTAGTGTGGTGCTTATTTGGATATACGCAAATACGAATTAGAATtaccaaataaaattatGCAGAAAATTTGTGTAGTAGTCTCAATTACAGGTATGTAGGAAATATATAGGGATTTTGCAACTTCTAATTATTGGAAATCTCATCTTTTGAAACTAAATCATCATGTTCTATGTCTTCAGCATCTAAATCAACGCCAAAATCATCCAAGGTTTCGCCTAGATCGTTCATCCATTCGGACCTCGTCATGTTGTTTCTGGGGTCGAGACGTCTTCTTAAGCTAGGCATATCCTGAAGCTCGGAGTCAgatatatcaaaatcatcgtCCACTGGAGCCATTGGTTCCTGGTGGCCCCCGTCAGGAGGCCATGGTAAGCCCAATTGGTCATCTTCCATGAATTCGTTTTTTTGGAAATGGTAGCCGTTTTCTCTGGGACCACCCCATGGGAGTAGCCACATCCATGGGTAGTCACATGCATTAATCATATTCGACAGCACGCCTAAGTCATAGGGGAAAACGATATCATCAGATGTGAAATCCTTAGGGACTATGTTGTTCTCATTTGAATTgtcattattagaattcTCATCCACCTCGTAGTATCTGGTTGTCCTGTTCCAGGATACTAAATGAGGCATTTCTTTTCCATGCAACTTGAAGTAGTTTTTACGTATTTGCAACCACAACCTTTCGGTATGGAACTGGGATCCTATTCTCTCCATTTCCCATACTTCTATCTGCGTCATTCCTCTGAACAACAAGTTGATCATACAACGAACgaataaaataatgatggaaacaaatacaaaaaatgTAACTGGAAGTAAAAATATCACCGCACACATTTCCTTCTTGTCTATTAAGTAGGACGGTAACTTACTACTAtcataataatgaagtacTTGTTTACCCAATTGGAAAAGAACATAGGTCATACCCACTATCAAAAAGAATACAAACCGTAAGAAATGTGGAAGGTTATTGTGCCCCACGCAATTATACGTCCATGGACAATGATGATCCATTTTCAACACACATTTATTGCAAGTTTTGCAATGATGTGACCTCTCTGGCTTATAATTTTGGCATTTCTTACACCATCTTCTCCATTCTCCAGCTTTAGGTGTAAAGTTTTTAGGCGGGGATCCTGGGTCAACAACAATAGCTAAATAGTATGATAACCATACAATACAAACGTATACCTCGTATAGGATCTGCTCGGTACGTGATAAGTTGGTTCTGAATACAAAGTAGTGGGAACCATATGCAACCATAGCTATAAGCACACATGGTATCTATAGATAGTTAGTAATTTGCGTTAGCAGATGTTAAagtttcaaattttcagtccttttttttttcacaCTATCAAATACATACAACCACACCAATAATCGGCCACTTCAATTGAACTGCCATATTGTATTGTCAGCGTTTATCGTATACTAATCGTTGATCAATAAATCtatatgaaaaatgaattatgaCACAAAACAGCCAATATGTCTTTGATTCTGAGTGCGGTGGCGATTAAGAAATATGTCTATGTTAATACTATAGCTGTATCAAtcttaaaatatataagcTTAGAACCATCGATCATATACAATGGTATGTTCATAGGATAAAATGATGATAGAGTAATTCAGAATTATTATACTAACATTTCAATAGACTTCTATCGGTACAGGTTacgatttatcaaatagTGTTTTTTCACCAGGTACGTAGATTTTAAAGGGGAACCGTTCATTAATAAGGAGCCATTGTTATAATATGAATCCTATACTAACTCGAATATTTAGATGgaagaaattttcaagtaGAATATGCCATGAAAGCTGTTGAAAATGGTGGTACATCTATCGGAATTAAATGTAAAGATGGTATAGTATTAGCGGTTGAAAAGATCATAAATTCCAAATTGTTGGTTCCAGGAAAGAATAAGAGAA encodes:
- a CDS encoding 40S ribosomal protein S1 (highly similar to uniprot|P23248 Saccharomyces cerevisiae YML063W RPS1B Ribosomal protein 10 (rp10) of the small (40S) subunit), which encodes MAVGKNKRLSKGKKGLKKKVVDPFTKKEWFDIKAPSTFENRAVGKTLINRSTGLKNAADGLKGRVVEVCLADLQGSEDHSSRKVKLRVDEVQGKNLLTNFHGIDFTTDKLRSLVRKWQSLVEANVTVKTSDDYVLRIFAIAFTKRQANQIRKTTYAQSSKLREVRKKMIEIMQREVSNCTLAQLTSKLIPEVIGREIEKSTQTILPLQNIHIRKVKLLKQPKFDLGSLLALHGEGSTEEKGKKVSAGFKDVVLEAV
- a CDS encoding DEHA2F09570p (similar to uniprot|P06168 Saccharomyces cerevisiae YLR355C ILV5 Acetohydroxyacid reductoisomerase mitochondrial protein involved in branched-chain amino acid biosynthesis also required for maintenance of wild- type mitochondrial DNA), whose translation is MSIRNASIRMARMASNNAAKQVASKRALSALANAARPVVARKSIAPAAARGVKTINFGGMDEIVHERADWPREKLLEYFKNDTLALIGYGSQGYGQGLNLRDNGLNVIIGVRKDGASWKAAIEDGWVPGENLFDVNEAIGKGTYIMNLLSDAAQSETWESIKPQLTEGKTLYFSHGFSPVFKELTHVEPPTNIDVILAAPKGSGRTVRTLFKEGRGINSSYAVWNDVTGKAEEKAIALAVAIGSGYVYQTTFEREVNSDLYGERGCLMGGIHGMFLAQYEVLRENGHTPSEAFNETVEEATQSLYPLIGKYGMDYMYDACSTTARRGALDWYPRFKDALKPVFNDLYESVKNGTETQRSLDFNSQSDYRARLEEELETIRSMEIWRVGKEVRKLRPENQ
- a CDS encoding DEHA2F09592p (weakly similar to uniprot|P35995 Saccharomyces cerevisiae YKL222C Hypothetical ORF) — its product is MELFTKDDFNQIGGIQKKRRRPIKSCSRCRERKSKCDMKKPICTSCLVKGLESCKYEESSSYSVKIDSNEVDLLKKENERLLSTIKQLRGQINTVYPSPIPDSSNEIEADKYRIVFSKPNRTMFCGPTSFRIVFQNQLVWNYYMSIKNSLKSQRNDWKLKNRPKPVIFDNLYSTSNGLLADLQRFLPQYSVLLEYLLQFFDGFWYKYLPIVDRDDILQIFKVQFKQSDNDSNIEILSPQNSVEFANIAVIITILKYSVNSEACSPGMVSNKFKDEHDILLKFATKLLAKADYLEKASLPSLQAVFMLRIFKKFNFKDGDGGDGSNGNILFAICLEMGFTLGLNQNVDTLYNRESAKYRTVLKNLWKYLLYFDTINSFDLGVPLHISDNNVRKDLLDLDDIFIKTILKKREIMDVFLSPKMSHDGIGNVINEIRNFINQNFKTVFELIKDFENSSNLEDSYKIIHQFVLSISLIGMIQHGCLLLYNELRDSSSKLGTRSHNLAMKYTILMIISTVELTKRIYLSSMELLSIPSTNQIHFFIAGMQNQWFSRAFLFYFFSLLTYVKSSKNQGTRNITDSHIVLRLSELADLYNDVDNIHDDGFTETKTLVSLNIIVSRYMNMRIFLETNGGEREQKKLVTKIHNYGLFIMNASLCHFKQLIAQDNDFKSIVRFNEDNLDIVYDSIQDSFPSQLYVTQNFSSVPNLDIFDEIELNGTVENFNKDIYDFLSI
- a CDS encoding DEHA2F09636p (similar to CA1984|IPF9592 Candida albicans IPF9592 unknown function), with the protein product MSDNSFDDNDDAWSYSFPPSTESLTLSKKNDDNSKLDKELKSATQRGDKDKDVFIDSDDSRNHTIAQNRSNINALSNKSASKKGRLSRTSSTSSVGRSEEPKEDKKDHVQTNGNGSHASSLTSLSLQSPYFVKSTPANPHTTKEDANSIISREGAQASGFSLDSNFNSQSTPITSSARSNLSNNVAHDMGELPSSYGSRDENSDIDKSKSAKFDNEGSLDSSSPKIIAYRKSKRTISEGNFQNILDQSVKATPKEKYDPKLYVEEKFSDTDYRFATTRRTAEFHQLFRSLDLTDRLLDDFSCALSREILLQGRIYISENNVCFSSNLLGWVTSLIIPQEEIIRIEKKTTAGLFPNGISIETASGKHNFASFISRDATFDFMKAVWQGTTGRKMEIIEEKPMEKPGYSLDSDGIVSVENECLDSPAKLESYILSIDGDEERHGDNEYASDHSDSEDTSDDAVSLKKTNSNKSNKRKKIDTVDLKVLKFKPDSKYINMGPEFHPPTKVKDYAKENNETELCNEVINAPLGIVFDLLFGSSNTTFHRSFLESHNASEISDYDKFHPKKDDPSKLERKISYRRALGYSIGPKSTRCEVKETIENLNFAENVVLISSTVTPDVPSGNSFSVKTRYCLSWGANNSTILKMSYNIKWTGSSWIKSVIEKQTLAGQQEATKDLIEALKKGIDENTYYAEGPSVPKNVAEFVAENKPTSEMAEEAITLNREESEKKITLSLSSRFIKNNIVPIVYFFFSFLVILSILQMKIISGVNEANEIARSQLVVNSYLVFTVQALANDKSISKAGYRERIKAMENDNSPLWKWVNDKYDTKLNNLEKIEYLTYQLNSLYQKQIDPENNEFVAAIEENLLDLKRSVKDFNYQELLNADNLRNMLGDLI